The region CCGGCGCGGGCGACATCCGCCCCGTCGGGCACCGTTCGCCAGTACTTCAGGTCGCCACCGGTACAGAACACGCCCTCGAGTCCGCTCGCGATCACTGCCGCTCGGGTGTGATGGGTGCTCTCGAGGTCTTGCAGCAGGCGGTCCAGCTCACCGAGCGCCTCGCGGTCCAGCGCGTTGATCGGGGGCCGGGTCAGCGTGAGCACCGCGATGCTGCCGTCCCACTTGCGATCCCATGCTCCCATGCTCAGCGCTCCTATCGAACCGGCTCGCCGCGCCCGGGCGGCTCGTGGCGGGAACCGCCCGGATCACACCGGAACACGCCGCGGGAGTCGTCGTAGAAGCGGCATTCGGCCTGAAGCATCGCTCGGAGCGCCTTCCTCGCGCGATGCGTCCGCACCTTCACCGCGGCGACGGAGCAGCCGAGGGCCTCCGCGGCGGCCTGCTCGCTGAGCCCCTCCAGATCCCGCAGCAGCAGGCTGGCTCGCAGCGGAGGCGACAGCCGGTGGATGTACTGCTGCAGACAGGCCGCCATCTCGCTCTGCTCGAGCCGCTCCTCGGCGGATCGCGCGCCATCCGGGACATCGGATGGACCGGGCCCATCGGCGTCAGCGTCCAGCGAGGCCGTCCGGCTCGATTCGCGGGCGGCCCGGCTCTTGAGGTGATCGAAGGCGACGTTGGAGGCGATGTGGAAGATCCAGGTGGTGCGCGCCTCGGGTGCCTGGAGCGAGGGGAGGCCACGGTGGACCCGGGCGAGCGCCTCCTGGGTCACGTCCTCGGCATGGCCCGGGTCCCCGACGAGCCCGGCCACGTACCGTGTCAGCCGTGGCCGGTACTCCCTGACGATTGCCTCGAACTCATGGGATTCCATGGGCCCTCCACTTCCCAGGACGAGATCCCGGGGCTCGAAGTTACCGGGAAGCGCCCTTCCCAGCCGCCTCGACGGTACAGCCCCAGGGCCTCGAACACCACAGACCTCGGTTCCCGACGCGCATCTCCGCGCGAGGCGGGCGGCTGTCCGCCCCCTCGCCGGGATCCGTCATCTCCTCAGCCGCAGCACCGGGACGACGTGGTGTCGGCCGGCCTGTCTTCTCCCTGCCCCAGGAGGCGATTCGCCCGGGCGATCATGAGCCTGGCCGGCGTCTCCTTGACCTGCTGGGCGACGGCGACGGCCGCCTGGAGCTGGTCGTTCGTGATGCCCGCCTCGCGAGCCTTCTGCACGTGGTAGGCCAGGCAGGGTTCACAGTTGGCCGCGATCGCCGCCCCGACGGCGACGAGCTCCTGATGGACTTCCGACAAGGTCGCATCCATTCCTGGGCCCTCCTCCGGTTGGTGTGGGACTCTTCGGTGCCGTCACCTGGAAAGACGAGATGCCCTGGCCCAACGTTACCGCGGCGCCGCACGAGCCCCGTGGCCGGGCGCGCCGGCGTCAGCGAGTGCCGAGACGCCTCTCCGGAAGCCGGCACCGCTCCTGCGCCGGTCCGGCCGGCGCTCGCCGGCCCCTCGCCGCCGGCCTCACCGGCCGCGGAGCGGTTCCAAGTTCGTAGAGGCGGCGGTAGTGCGGGTTCCCCACCAGGAGCTCGTCGTGCCGGCCCTGGCCGACGATGCGGCCGTCGTCGAGGAGAATGATGAGGTCGGCGTCGGCGGCCACGCGAAGGTCGTGGGTGATCGTGAGAGAGGTCCGGCCCGCCATGAGGCGCCCCAGCGCTTCTCTGACCTTCGCCTCGCTCTCGACGTCGAGCCCCGCCATCGGCTCGTCCAGGATCAGGATGGGGGCATTGCGGACGAGCGCGCGCGCGATCGCGATCCGCCGGCGCTGGCCGCCGGAGAGCGTGCAGCCCCGCTCGCCGACGACCGTGTCATAGCCGTGTTCGAGCTCGACGATGAAATCGTGGGCGTTGGCCGCGCGGGCGGCGGCCCCGATCTCGTCCGGGGTGGCATCGAGCTTGCCGTACGCCATGTTCTCCCAGATCGTCGTGCTGAAGAGGACCGAGTCCTGCAGGACCACGGCGGTCTGGTCGCGCAGCGAGGCCAGCGTGTAGCGGCGGATGTTTCTCCCATCGACGAGGACCCGTCCGGCGCTCGGATCGCAGAAGCGGCTGCCCTGAAGCAACCCGCCGAGAAAGGCGAGGGAGGCGGGGAGCGGCCGCTGCAGCAGGACGTGATCGAAGCTTCACCGACCAGGGGGCGAGCAGCTCGGTCACCGACAGCCCCAGTATGCAGATCGTGGCGAGCAGCAGGGCGCCCTTCGCCTGGCGCAGGGGGGTGAGGGCAAATCCCCGCCCGGGACGACAGCTACTCGGGGGATCCCGCCAGCCGGTCGCAGGCTTCGATGTTGGCGATGTGGCGCGTCTTCCTCAGGGCCGCACTGCCGGCGCCTCGATCGTCATCCCGCGCGCCCGCCACATCAGGAACAGCTCGAGATCCACGAGCTCGGGGGCGCCGTATGCATACGGTTCCGCGCGCATCCCGACGAGACAGCCGCGCAGCCGCCGCTGGAGCGAGCCGAGCCCTTGCCACTCCAGCCGGTAGAGCGGGTACCCGGTCGGGTGCGCCTGCGGAATGACGTTGCCCGCGAGCCGCCGCCCCCAGTGGTCGTCGTGACACTGGCCGCAGGAGAGATTGAGCTGGCCCTGGCGCCGATGGAAGGTGGCGCGGCCGGCATCGAGGAACGGCTGTGTCCGCTCGTCGATCGCGACCTCGACCGGCCGGCCGCGCGACTGGCGTGCGACGTAGGCGGTCAGCGCGAGCAGGTCCCTGCTTTCCCAGTCGAGCGGCGGCGCCTGCTGCCGGTCCGTGCGGCAGAGGTTGATGCGCTGCTCGAGATCGATCGGCCGTCCCTTCGCGGTGCTGAACGACGGATGGCGCGCGGCGACGCCCGTCATGCTCGCGCGGGCGTCGCCATGGCAGTCGGCGCAGGCGCGGCCGGTGGCGCCGGTCTTCCGGTTCCACAGCGCTTCGCCCTCGAGCACCCAGAGCAGGCCGGGATTGGCGCTGTCGTCGTCCTGCATCGCGCGGGTCTCGCGGCTCATGAAGTCGTAACCCGAGCGGCGTTCGGAGCGCGGGATCTCGCCGGCGAAGGCCGCCGCCGCCAGCGCGACCGCACTCACCGCGGCGCAGACTTGCCGGACTGACAGCATTCCCCCGCTCGATCACTCGACGGTGATGGCGGCCGACTCCGTCAGCGAGAAGTCCTTGTCGCCCGTCCAGTGGAACGCGAGGGTGCCGCTCTCCGTGGCGACCGTCGAGAAGACGAGGAACGGATTCGCGGCGATCGCCGGGTGGAGCTCGGCGCGGAAGACTTCCGTACCGTTGTAAGTACACACGAAGAGCCGGACGATGTCGCGCGGGATCGGCGCGCCCACCTGGCTCCGGCGATACCCGGTCTCCATCGGATGCGAGATCAGCGTCTTGATCTCGATGATCTCGCCGCGCTTTGCCCGTTTCGGCACGTTGATCATCGCGCTCGCCACGGTCACGTCTCCTCCAGGCACGCTGCCAGGGTCACCACGACCGCCGCGCTGGTCGACCAGAACGAGCCGTCACTCAGCTCCGAGATCGCGACGACGGTCTGGGTGTCGGCGAGCCGGATGCGCGTCGCCACGCTCGCCCGCCCAGCGCGGGGCCCGAGACGGAAGCTGGCGACGTTGGGCTGCGGGTTCTTCTCCGTGAAGACGTGGATCGCCCGCACGTGGTCGGCCTCGGTCATGGGACTCTCGACGCTGACGGCGAGCGGGACGGTGTTGCCGTTCTCGACCAGCGGTGGCAGCTCGAGCTTCACCCTGCCCGGAGTGACCCGAGCCGAGCCCACGACCTTGCGGATGGCCTCTCGCATCGCCGCGGGCGTCGCGCGCGGGGGCTCGGCAGCGGCCGCCGACGCCAGCCCGAGACCGGCGACGGCGCCCCCGGCGACCACCAGGAATTCTCGACGGGATGCCCGTCTCTTCATTCAGTCCTTCAATGTCATCAAGAAGGCCACCACGTCCTCGATCTGCTCCGCGCTGAGGACCGGCTGGCCGCGGTAGGCCGGCGCAACCCGCACCAGTCCCTCGGTACGATGATACGCCGGCATGATCGTCGCCGGGTTGACCCGGCCCGGATCGACGATCTGGAGCCGTAGCTGGCCCTCGGACAATCGGCCGCCGACTCCCCTGAGATCGGTGGCGAGGTCGCCCTGGAGCCGCTCCTCCGGGAACGGCCCGCTGTGACAGAGCAGACAGAGGCCGACCTGGCGGCTGGCGACGATCGCGCGGCCCCGCGCCGGATCGCCCTTGGCGCCCGTGAGCGGCTGCCGTATCGCATCGTCTGCACGCGCAACGCCGGCCATGCCGCAGACCGCGACGAGCGCAGCGCCCCACGTCGCGACCGCTCTCACCCGAAGACCTCGGCGCCGATGGTGCGGAACCAGGCCTCGGCCAGCGCGGCCTCGAGCGCCCGCGTCGCGCGCGGTGCGTGCGCCGGACTCACGCCGCCGGAGCCCGGCACCTCGGCCAGCTGGCCGCTCGAAGGTGCGTAGACACCGGCCACCGAGATGCCGTAGTCGGGTGCGACCAGGCTGTAGCAGGTGTTGATCAGCTTGGGGACGGACGGCGCCGCGCCCGTGACGAGCCGTGCGACCGCCGCCGCGCACGTCTTGGCCTGCGAGTTCGCGGCGAAGGCGGATTTCGGCATCGCGCCGGCGATCGCGGCGTCACCGATGACGTGAATGCCGGTCTGGAGCGTCGACTCGAAGGTCACGGGATCGATCGGGCACCAGCCGCTCCGGTCGGTGACGCCTGCGGCGTCCGCGATGCGGCCCGCCTTCTGCGGCGGGATGACGTTGGCGACCGCCGCCTTGTGCCGGCCGAAATCGGTGACCAGCGTGCGGGTGGCCGCGTCGACCGAGATGACCTTGCCGCCCTTGGACAGCGGCACCCACTCGAGCAAGCCCGGGTACAGCTCGGTCCACGCCTGCTGGAACAGCCGCTGCTTGGAGAAGGTGTCCTTGGCGTCGAGGACGATCAGCTTGGATTTCGGCTTCTTCGTCTTGAGATAGTGCGCGATCAGGCTCGCGCGCTCGTAGGGCCCGGGCGGGCAGCGGAACGGATTCGCCGGCGCCGAGATGACGACGAGCCCGCCGTCGTCCATCGCCTCGAGCTGCCGGCGCAGCAAGAGAGTCTGCTCGCCCGCGCGCCACGCGTGGGGCATGTGCCCGGCCGCCGTCTCGTCGTAGCCCGGCAGCGCGCCCCAGCGGATGTCGATGCCGGGCGCCAGCACCAGCCGGTCGTACGGCAGGCGCGTGCCGTCCGCGAGGGTGACCCAGCGCGCCTGCGCGTCGACGGCAGTGGCGCTGGCGCGGGCGACGACGATGCCGGCCGCGGCGATGCGCTCGTACGTGAACTGCTGCGCACTCATCTCTCGCAAGCCGCCGATCACGGCGTTGCTGAGCGGGCAGGCGATGAACGTCGCGCTGGCCTCGACCAGTGTCACGGCGATGCGCGGGTCGGCCTGCCGCAGGGCGCGGGCGCAGCTCGCGCCGGCGAACCCGCCACCGACGACGACGACTCGCGGCGCGGAGCCTTGCGCACGGGCTGGCACGGGGAACAGCGCAGCCGAAGCCGCGACACCCAGCTTCAGGAACGCGCGGCGGCTCGGCCTCATCGCTGCGTGGCGTACCAGCCGGCGATCGCCTGGGTCTCCTCCTCGGTGAAACCCTTGGCGATCCGATCCATGACGGTGGCGGCCCGCTTCCCTGAGCGGAAGTCCTGCATCGCCCGCACGATCGCCGCCCGCTCGAGCCCGGCGAGCCGCGGGACGGGCGAGGTCACGCGCGCCGAGGCCGGATGGCAGCCCGAGCACGCCGCGGCGCCCGGAGGCGGCTCCGCCGATGCGACGACGGCCGCTGCGATCGAGACGGATCCGATGGCAGCGGCCAGGGCCTTGCGCATCGCCTACACCAGCTGGATGCCGTGGTTCTTCAGCGGGAACGTGCGGACGCGGCGGCCGGTCGCATTGAAGAAGGCGTTCAGGACCGCCGGCGCCGCCACGCAGATCGTCGGCTCGCCGACGCCGCCCCAGAACCCGCCGGACGGCATGATGATCGACTCGACCTTCGGCATCTGCGCGATCCGCATCGAATCGTAGGTATCGAAGTTCTGCTGCTCGATGCGGCCGTCCTTGACCGTGCACTCCTCCATGAACAGCGCCGACAGTCCGTACACGAAGGAGCCGGCCATCTGCCGTTCGATCTGCGCCGGGTTGACCGCGTAGCCGGGATCGATCGCCCCGACGATGCGCTGCACCTTCACCTTGTTGCCGCCGCTGACCGAGATCTCGGCGCACGCGGCCACGTAGCTGCCGAACGACATCATCTGGGCCAGTCCGCGGTGGACGCCCCGCGGCGCCGGCTTGCCCCATCCCGCCCGGTCGGCCACGGCGTTCAGCACGGCGAGGTGCTTCGGATGCTTGGTCATCAGCTTGCGCCGGAACTCGAGCGCATCCTGGCCGGCGGCATGAGCGAGCTCGTCCATGAAGCATTCCATGAAGATGGCGTTCTGGTTGATGTTCACGCCGCGCCAGAACCCCGGCGGGACATGCGTGTTGCGCATCGCATGGTCGATCAGGAGATTCGGGACGCTGTAGCCGAAGGCGAAATCCCCGCTCGGGTGGAGCCCCTGGAAGGTGAGAACGTCCTTCCCGTTCTGGAGATTCTGCGGGAACACGGCGGCGAGGATCGACTGTCCCGACAGACGCACATGCAACCCGGTCAGGCGTCCGCCTGCGTCCAGCGCCCCGGTCAGCTTCGCCTGCATGACCGGGTGATACCGGCCGTGCGTCATGTCTTCCTCGCGCGACCACAGGAGCTTCACGGGCGTGCCCGGAATCTGCTTGGCGATCTGGACGGTCTGGGTCACGTAGTCGTGAAAGGCCCCGCGCCGGCCGAACCCGCCGCCGAGATTGATCTTGTAGACCTCACACTTGTCGGCCGGGAGGCCGGACGCCGCCATCGTTGCCGCGAACGCGGCCTCGCCGTTCTGCGTCGGGACCCAGACCTCGCAGCGGTCCGCCGTCCAGCGCGCCGTCGCGTTCATCGGCTCCATCGTCGCGTGGTTCAGGAACGGATAGGCGTAGACCGCCTCGACCCTCTTCGCCGCGGCGGCGATGGCTTTCGCGTCGCCATTCTGGTTGCCGATGAAGGCCTGATCGGCATCGAGGCCGGCTTTCAGCATGTCGGCGATGGTGGCGCTCGACGCCTTGGAGTTCGGGCCCTCGTCCCAGACGATGGGGAGCGCGTCGAGCGCGGTCTTGGCCTGCCACCACGTGTCGGCCACCACGCCGACCGCGGAATCGCCGACCGGCACCACCTGCCGGACGCCTGGCATGCCCTTGACCTTCGCGGCCTCGAAGCTCTTCACCTTGCCGCCGAACACCGGGCAGTCCTTGATCGCGGCGTTGAGCATCCCGGGCAGCTTCAAGTCCGAAGCGTAGATCTGCGCGCCGGTCACCTTCGGCATCGTGTCGAGGCGCTTCATCGGCTTCCCGATGAGCTTCCAGTCCTTCGGGTCCTTGAGCGTCACGTTGGCCGGCGGGGTCAGCTTCGCGGCGGCTGCCGCGACCTTGCCGTACGTGGTCGTGCGGCCGGAGGGCCTGTGCGTGATCACGCTGTTGGCGGCGGTGCACTCGGCGGCAGCAACGTTCCAGGCGTCGGCCGCCGCCTGGACCAGCATCATCCGCGCCGTGGCGCCACCCTTGCGGACGTACTCGTGCGACGTCCGGATGCCGCGGCTGCCGCCCGTGGAGAAATCGCCCCACACGCGCTTGCGCGCGACGCTCTGGCCGGGCGTCGGATACTCGGTCGTCACCTTCGACCAGTTGCACTCGAGCTCCTCGGCCACCATCTGCGCGAGGCCGGTGAGCGTGCCCTGCCCCATCTCGGACCGCGCGATCCGGATCACGACCGTGTCGTCGGGGCGGATGACGACCCAGGCGGTGATCTCGGGCGACCTGTCCTGCGCGCGGGCGAGGCTCGCGCCGAACGGGATCCTGAGGCCCAGGGCGAGCCCGCCGCCGACCGCGGTGGTGCCGATGACGAAGGAGCGGCGGTTGATCTTCGCAGCCTCGGTGATCATGGCCTCTCCTCCCTCATGCCTTCGCCGCAGCGTGGATGGCTTGACGCACCTGCTGGAACGTGCCGCAGCGGCAGATGTTCGTGATCGACGCATCGATGTCGGCGTCGGTCGGCTTCGGCGTGTCCTTCAGGAGCGCGGCCACGGCCATGATCATGCCCGCCTGGCAATAGCCGCACTGCGGCACCTCGTGGTCGACCCAGGCCTTCTGCACCTTGTGCAGGACGCCGCCGACGGCGAGGCCTTCGATGGTGGTGATCTGCTTGCCCACCGCGGCGCTGACGGGCACCACGCAGGAGCGGACCGCCTTGCCGTCGATGTGCACCGTGCATGCGCCGCAGTGCGCGACGCCGCAGCCGTACTTGGTCCCCGTCAGGCCGAGCTGCTCCCGGATGGCCCACAGCAGAGGCGTGCCGGGATCGACGTTGACCTCGCTGGTCCTGCCGTTGATCGTCAGACGTGCCATGGCGTGACCTCCCTGGGTTTCGGTGCTGGAAATATCCGCCCTCGCGCCTCTCGATGCAAGCAGTCGTCGCGGCGGGATCAGGACGTCGGCTTGCAGTGCGTCCGGGGCGCCTGTACACTCACCAACGTTTGGCAATGGCACAGAAACTCCTCAGCCGCACCCGCTGACCGCGCTCGATGCAGATCTGGGTCGACGCCGACGCTTGCCCCCAGGCCATCAAGGAGATCCTGCTCCGGGCCGCTGAGCGCGCGCAGGTGCTGACAACGCTGGTCGCCAACACGCTGCTTCGGACGCCGTCGTCGCCCTTCATCCGGGCCATCCGGGTGCCGCAGGGGTTCGACGTGGCAGACCACCGCATCGTGCAGGAGATGCAGCCGGGCGACCTCGTGGTCACGGCCGACATCCCCCTGGCCGCCGAGGTCATCGCACGCGGAGGGCACGCGCTCGACCCTCGAGGCGAGCTGTACTCGGAGGACAATGTCCGCGAGCGCCTCGCCATTCGCAACCTGATGCAGCAGCTGCGCGCGAGCGGGGCGCTCATCGGCGGCCCGGCGGCGTTCGCCCAGAGCAACCGGCACCTGTTCGCGAATCACCTCGACCGCTTTCTGACCAAGCAGCGGCCGGCCTGATCCCCGGCGACAGAGGGCGCGACCGAGGTCATCGCGAACGGCGGCGCTCCTCGAGCTCCGCGAGCGTGCGCGGCCAGTCCTCTCGGAGCAGGCGCGAGAGCGCGCGGTCGGCGAGGAGCTTCCCGCCCGTCTGGCAGCGCGCGCAGTAGTTCGTCTCGTTCTCGGCGTGGACGATCCGCTGCACGGGCGCGCCGCAGTCGGGGCAGGGCTTTCCGTAGCGTCCGTGCACCGCCATCCCGTCCCGGAAGGCCGTCACCCCCTCGGGGAACCCCTCGCCCGCCTCGCGCCGGAGCCGCTCGATCCAGTCGATGAGCGTGGCCCGCGTGGCCGCGTGGAAGCGCGCGCTCTCCTCCTCGGTGAGCTGGCGGGAGAGCTTCACCGGAGACAGCCGCGCCCGGTGGAGGATCTCGTCCGCGTAGGCGTTGCCGATCCCGCTCACGAGGCGGGGGTCGGTGAGGATGCGCTTCAGCGTGTGGTTCTCGCGCGCGAGCGCGGCCCGGAAGGCCGCGAGGTCGGCCTCGAGCACCTCGAGCCCGCCGGGGTCGTGCTCGCCGAGGGCGGCCTCCCCGCGCACGACGTGGAGGGCAGCCCGCCGGGTGGTGCCGGCCTCGGTCAGCACGAGCGTCCCCGCGGTGAAGTCGAGCGCCGCCAGCCCGATCTTTCCCGGCAGCCGCGCTCCCGCTCCCCGCCAGTGCAGGCGCCCCGCGATCATCAGGTGGAGCACGAGGAAGAGGTCCCCCTCGAGGGCGATCACGATGCGCTTGCCGAGGCGCCGGAGCCCCCGCACCTCCCGGCCCCCGGCCTCGACGAGGGGCGGGTCGACGGAGCGGAGCACGAATGGGCTCGCCAGCCTCGCGCGCTCCAGGCGCGTCCCCACGATCCGGGGCCTGAGCGCGTCGATGTAGACGGTGACGTCGGGCAGCTCGGGCACGGCGTGGGGGGTCAGCGGCGCCGGGCCGCCCGGACGGCTCGGCGTTGGCCGGTCGCCGGCGGACGGGCCAGGCGCTCCAGCTCGGCCAGGCGCCGCTCGATCGTGCGGAGCACCGGAGCCATGGCGTCCACTCCGCGCGGCTGGCTGAGATAGCCCCGCTCGAGCAGTGCGACGAACGCGTCGGCGATCCGGTCCGGCGCGAGCCGGCCCTCGGGGCGGTACCACTTGTAGAGCCAGTTGCACGCGCCGAGGATCGCGAACACCAGGAGGATCGGATTGACGTCGCGGAAGGTCCCCTGGCGGATCCCCCGCCGCACGACCCCCTCGATGGTCCGGTCGTACTGGCGCTTGGTCCGGGCCACGCGCTGCGCGAGCTGTGCGGGGAGCTCGCTCTCCTCGCTGAAGAAGACGGCGAGGAACGGCAAGTGGGTGGTGAGCATGCGCACCTGATGATGTACGATGCGCCGCAACGTCTCGTCGGGAGGCAGACCCTGTTGGACGATGGCCTCCAGACCCCCGTGAAACGCCTCGATGGTGCGCTCGAAGACCCGCCAGAGAAGCTCCTCCTTGCTGGACACGTACCGGTAGAGCGTGACCTTCGACACGCCCACCCGGGCCGCGATGGTCTCGAGCGTCGTCGCGTGGTACCCCACCCCGCCGAAGCAGACGGCGGCTGCCCGGACGATCTCCTCTTCGACGAGCCGGGCGACGGCCTTGCGACCGGTCCGGCGCCCTCCCTCAGGCTGTCTTGACATCCGCCCGCCCTCCGTACTACTGTGAACGCGCCGGTTCAGTAAGTTAACTCCGACGTAACCCCAGTGGGGGTCCGCCATGGCCAGCCCGCGCACCACCGTCGCCGGACACGATACCGCATTCGCCGACGGCCGTCCCGGCGAGGCGCCGGCGTTGCGCCGGCCGTGCGAGGACGCCCCTGAGGATACCCGGCCTCCACGTCCCGGCGGGGGTCGACCGCGCGCCGTGCCGACGGATCTGGACAGAGAGAGGTGACCGCCATGGAGCCCGACACCGTTCACTACGACCGACACTTCGGCCGCCTCGTGAGAGACAAGACCCAGAGCAACATCCCCATCAAGCCCGTGTACGGCCCGGCGGACGTCGACGGGCTCGACTACGATCGGGACCTGGGCAACCCTGGCGCGCCTCCCTTCACCCGCGGCCTCTACCCCGAGATGTACCGCCGGAACCTCTGGCTCAAGTCCCTGATCGTCTGCTACGCGACGCCGGAGGAGACCAACCGGGCCTTCAAGAAGTACATTGCCGCGGGCCAGACGGGTCTGCGTGTCCTGACGGACACCTCGACCCTCTCCGGGGTCGATCCCGACCATCCGCTCGCCCGGTACGACATCATGTGCAACGGCAGCCCCACGTTTGCGCTGAGCGAGTACGAGACCATGCTCGACGGCATCGCACTGGAGAACGTGGACCTCGAGTCGGCGAACTCGACGCCGTCCGGCAGCTTCTTCACCTACGTGTTCCTGGTCGCGCTGATGGAGAAGCGCGGCTTGGACATCTCGAAGCTGCGCGGCACGAACATCAACGATCCCATCCACGCCTTCATCGTGTACGGGACGCCGGAGTTCCCGCCGGCCGTCGCGCGACGGGTGAACCTGGACCTCATCGAATTCGGGATCCGCCACACGCCCCGGTGGCACCCCTGCACGCCGTGTGGCTACGACATGCGGGACGCCGGGCTCACGTCCCCGCAGGAGATGGCCTTCGTGATCGCCAACGCCCTGCAGTACTATGGTGACGCAAGCCGGGAGCGCGGCCTCCCCTTCGACGGGTTCCGGCCCATGGTGTTCTCCATGAGCTCGGAGTCGGACTTCTTCGAGACCATCGCGAAGTTCCGGGCCACGCGGCGGCTGTGGGCCCGGGCGGCCAGGGAACGGCTGGGGGCGTCGACCCCGCGCAGCATGTCGTGCCGGATCGGCATCCGCACCGCGGGCAACTCCATCTACCCGCAGAAGCCGCTCAACAACACCGCCCGCATCACGCTGCAGGTCTTGGCGGCCGTGCTGGGCGGCGTGCAGGCCATCGACCCGTCGGGGATCGACGAGACCTTCGGCCTGCCATCGGAGGAATCCCGCATCTTCGAGCTCGATCTCCAGCACATCATCGCCCACGAGGGGAACGTCCCTCTCACCGCCGATCCGCTGGGCGGCTCCTACTACGTGGAGTGGCTCACCACCAGGCTGGAGACCGAGGCGACCCGGCTGCTGGAGGAGATCGATCGCCTCGGCGGCATGTGGAAGTGCCTGGAGTCCGGGTGGCTGCGCCAGCAGTTCGACCGGACGACGACGGAGGTCCAGGGCGAGATCAACGACGGCAAGCGCCTGATCGTCGGCGCCAACTCGTTCCGCGGCCCGGACGGGGCCATCAGCCGCGCCGTCGTCGACGGGGCGTACAAGGTCCCGCCGGACGACAAGCGCTTCGGCGCCATCGACCGGGTGCGGCAGCTCCGGGAGGCGCGCGACGGAGAGGCCGTCAGGCGGCGCCTGCGCGACCTGGCGGAGGCCGTGCGGGAGCAGCGCAACGTGGTCCGGGCGGCGGTCGAGGCGACCAAGGCCTATGCGACCCTGGGCGAGATGGTGGGGACGATCCGGATGGCCCACGGCCTGTGCTTCGACCCCTACGAGCGCATCGCGGCCCCTGACTGTCTGGCACTCGTGTAGGGAGGGCGGCGCCCATGGTCCAGAGCGAAGCCAGGGTCCGCGTGCTGATCGGCAAGGTCGGGTTCGATCCCCACGATCGGGGCATTCTCGTCCTGTCTCGGGGGCTCCGGAACGCCGGCATGGAGGTGATCTTCCTCGGCAAGGTCATGACGGCGGAGGAGGTCGTCTCCGCCGCCATCCAGGAGGGCGTCGACGTCATCGCGCTCAGCGACCACTGCGGTGTCATGCGGCTCATCGGGCGGGACA is a window of Candidatus Rokuibacteriota bacterium DNA encoding:
- a CDS encoding xanthine dehydrogenase family protein molybdopterin-binding subunit — encoded protein: MITEAAKINRRSFVIGTTAVGGGLALGLRIPFGASLARAQDRSPEITAWVVIRPDDTVVIRIARSEMGQGTLTGLAQMVAEELECNWSKVTTEYPTPGQSVARKRVWGDFSTGGSRGIRTSHEYVRKGGATARMMLVQAAADAWNVAAAECTAANSVITHRPSGRTTTYGKVAAAAAKLTPPANVTLKDPKDWKLIGKPMKRLDTMPKVTGAQIYASDLKLPGMLNAAIKDCPVFGGKVKSFEAAKVKGMPGVRQVVPVGDSAVGVVADTWWQAKTALDALPIVWDEGPNSKASSATIADMLKAGLDADQAFIGNQNGDAKAIAAAAKRVEAVYAYPFLNHATMEPMNATARWTADRCEVWVPTQNGEAAFAATMAASGLPADKCEVYKINLGGGFGRRGAFHDYVTQTVQIAKQIPGTPVKLLWSREEDMTHGRYHPVMQAKLTGALDAGGRLTGLHVRLSGQSILAAVFPQNLQNGKDVLTFQGLHPSGDFAFGYSVPNLLIDHAMRNTHVPPGFWRGVNINQNAIFMECFMDELAHAAGQDALEFRRKLMTKHPKHLAVLNAVADRAGWGKPAPRGVHRGLAQMMSFGSYVAACAEISVSGGNKVKVQRIVGAIDPGYAVNPAQIERQMAGSFVYGLSALFMEECTVKDGRIEQQNFDTYDSMRIAQMPKVESIIMPSGGFWGGVGEPTICVAAPAVLNAFFNATGRRVRTFPLKNHGIQLV
- a CDS encoding (2Fe-2S)-binding protein, translated to MARLTINGRTSEVNVDPGTPLLWAIREQLGLTGTKYGCGVAHCGACTVHIDGKAVRSCVVPVSAAVGKQITTIEGLAVGGVLHKVQKAWVDHEVPQCGYCQAGMIMAVAALLKDTPKPTDADIDASITNICRCGTFQQVRQAIHAAAKA
- a CDS encoding YaiI/YqxD family protein is translated as MQIWVDADACPQAIKEILLRAAERAQVLTTLVANTLLRTPSSPFIRAIRVPQGFDVADHRIVQEMQPGDLVVTADIPLAAEVIARGGHALDPRGELYSEDNVRERLAIRNLMQQLRASGALIGGPAAFAQSNRHLFANHLDRFLTKQRPA
- a CDS encoding formamidopyrimidine-DNA glycosylase is translated as MPELPDVTVYIDALRPRIVGTRLERARLASPFVLRSVDPPLVEAGGREVRGLRRLGKRIVIALEGDLFLVLHLMIAGRLHWRGAGARLPGKIGLAALDFTAGTLVLTEAGTTRRAALHVVRGEAALGEHDPGGLEVLEADLAAFRAALARENHTLKRILTDPRLVSGIGNAYADEILHRARLSPVKLSRQLTEEESARFHAATRATLIDWIERLRREAGEGFPEGVTAFRDGMAVHGRYGKPCPDCGAPVQRIVHAENETNYCARCQTGGKLLADRALSRLLREDWPRTLAELEERRRSR
- a CDS encoding TetR/AcrR family transcriptional regulator; this encodes MSRQPEGGRRTGRKAVARLVEEEIVRAAAVCFGGVGYHATTLETIAARVGVSKVTLYRYVSSKEELLWRVFERTIEAFHGGLEAIVQQGLPPDETLRRIVHHQVRMLTTHLPFLAVFFSEESELPAQLAQRVARTKRQYDRTIEGVVRRGIRQGTFRDVNPILLVFAILGACNWLYKWYRPEGRLAPDRIADAFVALLERGYLSQPRGVDAMAPVLRTIERRLAELERLARPPATGQRRAVRAARRR
- a CDS encoding methylmalonyl-CoA mutase, with protein sequence MEPDTVHYDRHFGRLVRDKTQSNIPIKPVYGPADVDGLDYDRDLGNPGAPPFTRGLYPEMYRRNLWLKSLIVCYATPEETNRAFKKYIAAGQTGLRVLTDTSTLSGVDPDHPLARYDIMCNGSPTFALSEYETMLDGIALENVDLESANSTPSGSFFTYVFLVALMEKRGLDISKLRGTNINDPIHAFIVYGTPEFPPAVARRVNLDLIEFGIRHTPRWHPCTPCGYDMRDAGLTSPQEMAFVIANALQYYGDASRERGLPFDGFRPMVFSMSSESDFFETIAKFRATRRLWARAARERLGASTPRSMSCRIGIRTAGNSIYPQKPLNNTARITLQVLAAVLGGVQAIDPSGIDETFGLPSEESRIFELDLQHIIAHEGNVPLTADPLGGSYYVEWLTTRLETEATRLLEEIDRLGGMWKCLESGWLRQQFDRTTTEVQGEINDGKRLIVGANSFRGPDGAISRAVVDGAYKVPPDDKRFGAIDRVRQLREARDGEAVRRRLRDLAEAVREQRNVVRAAVEATKAYATLGEMVGTIRMAHGLCFDPYERIAAPDCLALV
- a CDS encoding cobalamin B12-binding domain-containing protein; translated protein: MVQSEARVRVLIGKVGFDPHDRGILVLSRGLRNAGMEVIFLGKVMTAEEVVSAAIQEGVDVIALSDHCGVMRLIGRDIMAELERQGAPDICVVAGGIIPEEEKPALEAMGVTGNYGMGTPMEEIVSHIVQRVSSRAKKA